The following proteins come from a genomic window of Bactrocera tryoni isolate S06 chromosome 1, CSIRO_BtryS06_freeze2, whole genome shotgun sequence:
- the LOC120766806 gene encoding phosphate-regulating neutral endopeptidase PHEX-like, with product MWKIYKPLLVLLLLQAAQKHTAAKPTVPQYNNATLQLSRGIQMSAYMNGNANPCDNFYNWACGRWAFNHPASTGRNKTSFVGLLEDLYVSKCAAALQEPNSESSNNNGATATDTYLNNLLKAVFDSCRDTQTIKTVGYAPIWDALNFQLGWPLITDNDWFEDEYDWLKLVVLAKRKFNVDVFIAFDVVTDLQHADKSRIQLGAPALELEKHTNYARYVQNKLQQFFPEMSNAWAQELASQVQQVEEQLGKALQNVTQETTPLERYVAELKASYGSFVDLSRYLQLMFDRPINEKIYEMPKGYFKNLVDIIRLTPKLTLANYTLWKVLDRFDLGGSKEFCVHKLIDFFPHEMEYFYNRNYEDTELFQELQTMFHTIKYNLNSELQTSPRFSWISPKTLQNLREKLRAMRIEVLQPQEHIGFFQGGIKPANMYPDQYYNNIINLLEWQNEKQLLKLHQAAALLHVPQNSPSYTLKLLPTYNTQTNIIQFPVVFLQPRFFWDTSYPTSIKYGTFGFVLAQQIVRGLSENDSEAGQQKVWDIASELTFVKRSSCFADQPYYSAKEFKGKSVNDRERLKKAFIDNGGLSLAYRLYEKWTQGKSEQDISVLPRLPNKHRQQFFLAYAQLFCADYADEVLQFVDLPEALRLNGAVANLNEFGNAFECGVEHTIKDKCVIF from the coding sequence atgtggaaaatttaTAAACCGTTATTGGTTTTACTACTGCTGCAAGCTGCTCAGAAGCACACCGCCGCAAAGCCTACAGTGCCGCAATACAACAATGCCACACTGCAACTCTCGCGGGGCATACAAATGTCGGCATATATGAATGGAAATGCAAATCCGTGCGACAACTTCTACAACTGGGCCTGTGGACGATGGGCGTTTAATCATCCCGCGTCGACAGGGAGGAACAAAACCTCATTTGTTGGGCTACTAGAGGATTTGTATGTTAGCAAATGTGCCGCAGCGCTGCAGGAGCCTAACAGTGAGAGCAGCAATAATAACGGTGCAACTGCGACTGATACATACCTGAACAATTTACTGAAGGCGGTCTTTGACTCATGCCGTGATACGCAGACCATTAAGACCGTGGGTTATGCGCCTATTTGGGATGCACTTAATTTTCAACTCGGTTGGCCGCTCATAACCGACAATGATTGGTTCGAAGACGAGTACGATTGGCTCAAACTTGTGGTGTTGGCAAAGCGTAAATTTAATGTGGACGTTTTTATAGCGTTCGACGTAGTGACGGATCTGCAGCACGCGGACAAAAGCCGCATACAACTAGGCGCGCCTGCTTTAGAGTTGGAGAAACACACCAACTATGCGCGCTACGTACAAAATAAGCTGCAGCAATTCTTTCCCGAGATGAGTAACGCTTGGGCGCAAGAGCTCGCCTCGCAGGTGCAGCAAGTGGAAGAACAGTTGGGCAAAGCATTGCAGAATGTGACACAGGAAACGACGCCACTCGAGCGCTATGTGGCTGAATTGAAGGCCTCCTACGGCAGTTTTGTGGATCTCAGCCGCTATCTGCAGCTGATGTTCGATCGCCCGATTAACGAGAAGATTTACGAAATGCCGAAGggatatttcaaaaatcttGTCGATATCATTAGACTCACACCGAAACTGACGCTAGCCAATTACACGCTGTGGAAGGTTTTGGACCGCTTCGACTTGGGTGGCAGCAAAGAGTTTTGTGTGCACAAATTGATCGACTTTTTCCCACACGAAATGGAGTATTTCTACAACCGCAATTACGAAGATACCGAACTATTCCAAGAACTGCAGACAATGTTCCACACTATCAAATATAACCTAAATAGCGAGTTGCAAACTTCGCCGCGCTTTAGTTGGATATCACCAAAAACATTGCAGAACTTACGCGAGAAACTGCGAGCAATGCGCATAGAGGTCTTGCAACCGCAGGAGCATATCGGTTTCTTTCAAGGTGGCATCAAGCCCGCCAACATGTATCCCGATCAATACTACAATAATATCATCAATTTGCTGGAGTGGCAAAATGAAAAGCAGTTACTCAAGCTGCATCAGGCCGCCGCGCTACTGCATGTACCGCAAAATAGCCCATCTTATACGCTAAAGTTGCTGCCCACTTACAACACACAAACGAATATCATACAATTCCCAGTGGTCTTCCTACAGCCACGCTTCTTCTGGGATACCTCGTATCCGACATCCATAAAGTATGGCACTTTCGGTTTCGTTTTGGCGCAACAAATTGTACGCGGCCTGAGTGAGAACGACAGCGAAGCTGGTCAACAGAAAGTGTGGGATATTGCCTCCGAATTGACCTTCGTCAAACGTTCCAGCTGTTTTGCTGATCAGCCGTATTATTCAGCGAAAGAGTTTAAAGGCAAAAGTGTGAACGATCGCGAACGCCTGAAGAAGGCCTTTATAGATAATGGTGGTCTTTCTTTAGCTTATCGCTTATATGAGAAATGGACGCAAGGTAAAAGTGAGCAAGACATCAGCGTCTTACCACGTTTGCCAAATAAACATAGACAGCAGTTCTTCCTCGCCTATGCGCAGCTCTTCTGCGCCGATTATGCCGACGAAGTGCTCCAGTTTGTGGACTTGCCAGAAGCCTTGCGTTTAAACGGTGCTGTAGCGAACTTAAATGAGTTTGGAAATGCATTTGAATGTGGAGTGGAACATACGATAAAGGACAAGTGCGTTATATTTTAG